TCAGTGAGCCTCAGTCCAATCAAGGGGGATGGCTTTTGCTCATCAGCTCCTGACACAATAAGtgaagggcagcctctgataccagtccaggccTTGACTGGGGTGGGAGGTCACATTCAGCGACTTCCCTACGTAAGGAGGGAGAAGTCAAATGATGGGCAGCAGTCCACCCATCTTGATTCTTGCTGCCCTACAGGGGGCTGCTTTCCTCATGGAATGAAAGACAGGCAGGCATTACAGCAGCGGGAAGTCCCACTGCTATTTCAGTTAGTGGAGGTGGGAATGCCTCCTGAGTGAGGGAGTAGGCAGTGCGGAGGGAACACAGGATTAGTGACATTGGGGATTGGTTAGGTGTCAGTGAGTGAGGCAAGATATTGCAGGCAACAGGGAGAATAGTGGAGCAGCAGCCATAGTGGAAGGTGGGTGCggtagcagagagagagaaggaggtgttggagagAGGGTGCTGGAGTTTACCGTGACGGAGTGGCAAAGGACAACAACCACCTCCCGGGCATTCCTCTAGCCAGTTAAGGTTGTTTTAATACAGGTGGCAACTTCAGATGGGCTGGCACGGTCTGGTGCCATGGGAGACCTCTATTAGTTGCCAGGGCAGATGGGGAGTGATGTGGGAGGAGGATGCCCTGCATCTTCAGCACTCCaggtccctgttttcctgctgaCAGCCATGCATGGGGCACGTGTCAGCAGTTGGAGGGCAGCTCTGTACTACAGTGCTTGCACGGATATACAATAGGCTTTAGTGACAGGGAGTTGTGGGTGGAAAGTTGAGATGGAAATTAGATGTAGGAGACAACAAAGGAGCAAGGTAGGTCATTTTGGTGAGTGAGCTCTGTCAACCTGATGAGCCATTCCAACAAAGCTCAACACAACTGGGACTTAGCCAAAACCAGAAAAGATCCAGCCCGATGTTTAATTAAGCCTTATCAATATAATCTAGTCACTCGGAAATAATTCGGGTGAAAGTTCTTTCCCAAAAGACTGCCGacaatgtggaacttgctaccacaTGGGGCAGTTGCTGTGGATGACACAGATGCATTCGGGCAGAAGCTGGATACATATTAGGCAGAAATGTATTAGAAAGTTATGTTGTTAAGGTTCGATGTGGTATGGTGTGTGAAAGCTCAAGCGGCATTCAAATGCCAGGACCCATTGCACCATGTGTCTTGTTCCTAGGATATGAATCCTGTAGATAAATCCTGGTATTCCCTCCCTCATAATATTGCgggaagttgggggtgggggtggtgcagGTAGTGGTGTGGGGGTGAGAAGTTAGAAGTTAACCACATCACATGGGCCACGACAGCCCAAAAAggccagcaccttctcaagggcaatttgaaAGGGTCAAGAATTACTTGCCTTGCCAGGgacattcacatcccatgaactaaTTTTCAGAAAAACTGATGTAAGGATAGGCATGGCAGAGCTGTCAGTTTTGGAGTGAGGTTTGCTAACACGGGGTTATCATTTGAATGTCAGGAGAAGCCTTCAGCTAAATCCTCTCAAGGGCTTTGGACAGACTGTCCTGAATTGAATTGCTAGACGTACAGGGGACACCTTAGGTACAATTCCTAACCTTGTCACGCAAGGGTAATATTGTTGGAGTTAGTGGGATCAGATGCTGAGAATGCAGTGTTCCCCACGTCAAGAGTGATCGGAATTGGCTTTGAGTCAGCAACTGATGGAGCATGCCGGCCAGTTGCCTGGGTCAGTGGCAAATGGGCAACCACAGGAACATTGGGCTGGCAAACTGTGCCAATTAAGCAATATGATGCAGTTTGGCAGATGGGGGCTTCCATTGTTGAGTTACCCATCTGCTGTCAGGACAAGCTTAGTAAATACAAAAGTAATTTTAAACTTGCTATGGCCGGGCCTCTTTGGCCCTGTCACTTTTGAAACCGGTCAGAGCGTACTCATTTTCAAAGCTCTGGAGGGGGTACCAGCTGATACGCTAATCACAGAAGGATAATTAATGGCCTGAATGAACCAATGGAAATCTGACCCAGCAAATCATCATCTCAGTCAGTTCATAAAAAGCATTGAGAGACTGAATAAATAAGATAGATTTGTGTAAAGACtcaaaaaaatacacaaaatgcTTGATGGTCAGGTGGTCATGAAATGTAAATCAGAATTAAACTGTCCCTTTTGTATTCCTTATGCCATCTCCTTCCTTTTGTCTTCCCATTGCAATGGATAGCAGAGGCATTGAACTAATCTCATTTCCCATTTCTGTAAAGCTATTGCCTTGTTTGACAAGTCCATCCCATCCTCCTTCCCTGTGTTCCAGTGCTTTTTCCTTGGATGGGTTGAGTGACCATTGGTGTGGGGACGGCAACATTTGGCAGTTCACTACCTTTGGCTACGGGCTACTTATTAAAAAGAAAGTGCACAGTTTGAACATTGACATTCAACACTGGTGTAAGAAAGTACTCTACAGTGAAATTCATAATAGtcgatagaatccctacagtgtgggaacggGTCAtttagtccaacaagtccacttcaactctccaaagagcatccggCCCAGACtcaatcctatccctgtaaccctgcacttcccatggatAATCGACCTAGCCTACGCATCtctggatactatggacaattgTTTCAgagccaatgcacctaacctgcgcatctttggactttcacacagacacagggagaatgtgcaaatggaCAGTTGttcaaggctggaattaaacccaggtccctggtgctgtgaggcagccgtgctaaccactgagccactgttttgGGAAGCAAGCAATTACTTATTGCAAGCACTCAGTGTTCCTCAAAATGAGCTGTGAGTGGAAAAACACTTATAGGGGAAGGAAACGGATGTGAACAGTTTTGTAGCATGTAGGATAAAGTaggttgaaattgaaaatgtGCTCATTTCACTGTGATAGATCAGTATGTAATTGTTATTTTAGCTCATTGTGTTGTTTTATAATTGCATGAACATTTGGACCTTTGCTGACACAACTTAGCCTCAATGTCTTCCACTGGGACAGCAGCAGACTTTTGGTTTGCGGCTTCAGAGCTGACCAATTGGTACCTCCTCTATGTCAATGATAAAGCAATGTATTTAGACTTATTTGGTTCAAGTGTGGTTTAAGCAGCCATTGACAGATCTGAATTACATCATATACTGCTAGACCTCATTGCTCCTCTGATAAACCATTGTTTGGTTCAGTGATTTGAAATGGTTAATCCATTTTCCTTAACCTCGTTGAGGCATCTGGGACTCCATGACCTTAGAAATTAAGTGGTGGATTCAGGAGCACAAGGGTAACCCTAGTCTATTCTTTTCCACTATCCACAATGTTCTTAAACCCTCTTTCCCTCATCCTCCCCCACTGTTGCCTGCAATAGATGTGAAGAGATCATTGTTTTGTTTGCAGCCATGGTGGAGGTTGCCCTTCTGACTGCCGGTTTTGACACCTaccccatttcattcaggtcAATCCCCTAAGCCTGACTAAAGATCGCCCCCCCTGCTCCAACCTAACCAGAAATTACACCGATTGGACTTTTTCTACCTGGTTCCCAGTTCCATCTAAATTCAACTTATCCCTGTCTCTGCTTTGATCCCACTTCTGccaaaatgttgacattttaAGTCTTCCTTGTGACCTTTGTACCAAACCACACCTCTTGCATTGTTCAGCTCTCTTCGTCCCACTCTGACCCAGCCAATCACAAACACAGCATTTCCAGCAATGACATCACTTCCTGCCACCAATGATCTATTCTTGAGTCCTCTCTCTTTGTCACTAACCTGTGATATCATCTGTAGATATTAGGCCAGCTTCCCTATGTATGTTTAAAATACCTGTCTACAATAGCCATTACCTTTGAAAGTAAATGATATATTTGTTTGACGTACGGTCTCAGATGAGCTCATTTAATTATTAGTAAGACCAAAGTTATTGTCTTTGTGCACTTGCCACAAATACTATATTCTTGCTGACATTTTACACCCCTTCCCAAATGCCTATTTCAGACTGAACCATACTGTCTACATCTTTGGAATTCGATTTTGGATAGAGATTAGTTGTCATTCTCCTCATTTGCACAGCATCACCTTCATTTGCCCATCTATCGATGACTTGACCATCTGCTAATCACCTCTCATTGTTTCTAACCCTCCTCAAGATAACTGGCCATCATCTGTTGCTTGTTTCATCTGGAACTGTAGATTATCTCAGTCAGATCAATCTCTTATCCTTCACCTCACTCTGAACTACATTGATATCTGGGACTCAAGCACCTTAAATATTAACCTTGTAGCTTGTGCTTAAGTTTTTAGTTTTGCCTTGACAACTTACCTCGCTCCAACCTTATCCTGAAATTATTCATTTGCATCAATATCTCAGTGTCACAAACTGTGAAGGATTCAGAGCTCTAAAGTCCAGGATTATAATGCCTGCTACCCAACCCATGTGAttctggtcactgcctgccatttttgATGGAACATCTTGTGACAGGAGGTTAATTTCTCCCAACAACTGCCCACCTTTTCAACATTAGTGTCTAATTGTAATGAAGAGAACGAAGATAGAAAAAGCGAATGAACTAGCTCAGCAGTCAGTCACAAAACACACTCCAGCACGGGTGAATGTTTTAAATGTTTATATTGTAAATAATATTAAAGGGTAAAAGTTACAACAGCCATAGCATTATTGGAAAGATTACAAGAAGTTCATTTTAACATATGCCCTGACCTCATCTGCTCTTTTGTTAAATAACTCCATCATAAATAAATGTTATATCGTACTGATATTGTACCTTTCTGTAACATTCGACAGTGACAGCCTCATTGTATCCAGTCACCAGACCCTGCCAGTACAAATATTAGCTTTCATACGGGCTTGTTTGCTTTGCCAAGATCACATTACATTGTATAAATGGCCCAgggtgagggaagggctgtaaTTCAATGTTGGGATGTAGGTGATGTCAAAAAACCATTCTTGGGATTTTTGATATCAACCATTAAAAGTCAGTCACAGCATTCACTCAGCCATGTCACAGTTGTCTAGATATCTTACACTTTTATTTAAGATTTTGTAACAGTAGTTCAGTAGATCTCTCAACATATCAAGCTTTCGTATCCTGGTACAATTGGAGTCGCTGAGCTGAAGCTGGACATAAGGAAAAGCACATTTCTGACATGGTCTACCACTAGCACCTGCACAATATTCAGATGAGTTATGATTTTAATTTTCACATTGTCATCTCTTTGCTTATACGGTATGTACATGCTCTACTTCAGGAAGGGAAACAGAAGAATTTTATACTGAAAATACAAGCACAGTGTAAATCTGGCATCTCTGGAAATACCGCTGTGGAATATTTACATCTTTAAGTCTCAGCAACACACATTGCAGACCAAATTCTGGCATTCACTTTATCTTGCATTGCCAATGTTCTTGTATTTGCACAATAGCAAATGTTTGAAAGTCTTCTTAAAGGTAATGTTGCAGAGGGCATAACATGCTGGATTGACAGTGCTGTTGATGTAGCACAGCCAGTACCCAATGACCCAAACTGTCTCAGGgacacagtcatcgcagaaggtGCTGATGAGAACCATGACATTGTAAGGAGTCCAGGTGAATATAAACGCCAGAAGGATTGCAAAGATTGTCCGCGTAACCTTTTTCTCCCTAGCGGCCACTTGGCGTCTCTTTCGCACTTGGCTTCTCGCAATGTTAGCAAATTTCCTGGCGACAATGCCAGGCTTGTTGGCTGCTGTGTTGTTGGTTGCGTTTCCAGGCATGATCTCGATGGCGGTGACACATTCGTTGCCAGTCCGCCTGGTGACTATCTTGATCCTTGACCACTTGGAGCTCTGCATTTTGGACAGCTTTGGAGCTTGTGCGTGCTGTATGACGTCACTGGTGCATTTCTCTTTGAGACTGGGGAGGACAGTGCTGGCTGAACTGGACTCATTGGAGGTTTCCTTCTCCTCGCGATGGCTTAGAGACACCTGTTTCGTGGAAGGCTTTTCCTCTACCTTTCCATTCCTCACCGTCTCACTGGAGGAGTCCGTTGCTGGCTTGGGGGAGTTGTTGTTATTCTGTTGCTTGCTGAAGTGACTCTTGAAAAAGTTGGAAGATCGAGAAGTATTCTCTTTCtgactgtctgtcctgtgacttTTCATTCTACTCCTGCTGGCAAAGGAGACTTGGACATACAGAACAGTCATGATGACAACTGGCAGGTAGAACGCTGCAATGGCTGTGCCAAATGTCACAATAGGGTTGGAGAAGAATTGAATGTAGCATTGTCCTTTTTTCACCTTACGCTCGCCaacaatgaactgccagaagaggATGGCTGGAGCCCACAAGATGAAGGAGAGTATCCAAGCTGCCGCTATCATCAGCCCAGCCAGCTTGGTGGTCCTTCGAGCTGGATAAGTCAGTGGTTTCGTGACACAGAAGTACCGATCGAAACTGATAATCAGAAGGTTCATAACAGAAGCATTGCTCACAACGTAGTCCAATGCTAGCCACAAGTCACAGACTACAGCTCCCAGAGGCCAATAGCCTTTAATAATATAGACTGTGTACAAGTTCATGGAAAAGACTCCAATGATCAGATCAGCGCATGCCAAGCTGAATAAGAAGTAGTTGTTAACGGTCTGCAATTGGCGATTAACTTTGATGGATAGCATGACTAATATGTTGCCTACCACTGTGACCAAGCTAAGGGATCCAGTCACAACAGCTATGAAGACAATCTCAACAGTCTTATAAGGGCTGGTCATTGTCACTCCAACAGTTAAGTTTGAGTTGTTGGCTCCAGCATTCTCAAATGTTACGTTCTCCATTTTCAGCACAATAGTTTTTACAAACGTGTTACACATGGAACCTGGAACACACAAGAAAGCATCATTAGAATGGTGAATAACCGCTCCTTCTCCCCGTTTAACCTAACAATGTTTGACCTTATACTGCAAGGTTTCAtccattctttccctttcttaaGGATGGCACAGTTGATTGCAAAAAAAATCTATTGTCACTGCAAAATATCAAATAATGAACATTGCAAATATATGTCGTGAATGCTCTCACTGTGCAGTTCATCAACAAATGTAATAAATGTATTATGTTAAAGTAAAAGTTTCACGAAGAACACTGAATCAGGGATAGGTGATTCAGCATTTTGAGTCTGTTCTGAACTTCAATGAAATCATAGTTGAGCTGAATCAAATAACGATCTATAATACCATGGCTCTATATTCCCAGGTACTGAAGGTCATTAAAAATCTATCAACCTTAAAAGCAAAACTGAGTTAACACCTGCTGCTTTTGCTAGAAGCAGCTTGCACAGTTTGACCACTGTTGCGTGAAGAAGCATTTCCTAGCTGCACTCCTGAATGGTGTGGCTCTGAGTTCCAATCCAGGGTTTCCTAGCAGCAGAAACGATTCCCTCTATTTACCTGTCAAATGGCTTTTAATATCTTAACAACATCAATTATCTTACTTCTCAATCTTCTATACTGCTTGTTTGTGTGACCTGAGCTCTTTTAATTTAAACATTACCTCTGGTCAATTCCCGCTGCACTCGTTTCATGATCACTATTTTGGCTTAGGGTGAGCTAGCTCAgctggttggatggctggtttgttaCACAGTGTAATGTCAACAGCtcaggttcaatttccacaccTGGTTGAAACCACCACAAATGTCTCACCTTCTCAACCTTAGCAGTgacctgaggcatggtggcccaATCATCTATCTCTAAAGAGGGGGCAGTCTTCTGAGTCTATGGTAATGACTACTATTTCCACTTACTTTCCAGGGTGGGAAACCAGACTATAAGCTGTGTGTGATCCTGCCATGGTTCTGTAGGGCAGTAGCAAAATATCCTCCCTTTTTATTTTCACCAGTAGTTGTAAAAACCAACATCATGTTCACCTGTGTGATTACTTTTGTCgagtcacagaaacagacccttcggtccaaccagtgcatgctgaccataattccaaactgaactagtcccacctgcctacacgTAGCCATACTCCTCCAAACCTTTTTTtattcatgagcttatccaaTGATGTTTGAATGTTggactgtacccacatccaccctttactctggcagttcattgcacacatgaaccaccctctgtgtaaaaacatttcccctcatgtcttttccaaatatttctcctctccccttaaaaatatgcctaattttgaactccccaacttAGGGAAAGAAGCTTtgctattcgccttatctatgccACTTAAGGTTATATAAACCATTATAAggccacccttcaacctcctactttccagt
The sequence above is drawn from the Stegostoma tigrinum isolate sSteTig4 chromosome 17, sSteTig4.hap1, whole genome shotgun sequence genome and encodes:
- the chrm4a gene encoding muscarinic acetylcholine receptor M4 isoform X3, which encodes MCNTFVKTIVLKMENVTFENAGANNSNLTVGVTMTSPYKTVEIVFIAVVTGSLSLVTVVGNILVMLSIKVNRQLQTVNNYFLFSLACADLIIGVFSMNLYTVYIIKGYWPLGAVVCDLWLALDYVVSNASVMNLLIISFDRYFCVTKPLTYPARRTTKLAGLMIAAAWILSFILWAPAILFWQFIVGERKVKKGQCYIQFFSNPIVTFGTAIAAFYLPVVIMTVLYVQVSFASRSRMKSHRTDSQKENTSRSSNFFKSHFSKQQNNNNSPKPATDSSSETVRNGKVEEKPSTKQVSLSHREEKETSNESSSASTVLPSLKEKCTSDVIQHAQAPKLSKMQSSKWSRIKIVTRRTGNECVTAIEIMPGNATNNTAANKPGIVARKFANIARSQVRKRRQVAAREKKVTRTIFAILLAFIFTWTPYNVMVLISTFCDDCVPETVWVIGYWLCYINSTVNPACYALCNITFKKTFKHLLLCKYKNIGNAR
- the chrm4a gene encoding muscarinic acetylcholine receptor M4 isoform X1: MRLRQAFSHDLLELQSNLKQTLPLLIPPYPLGLPQGICFYEVGFVTGSMCNTFVKTIVLKMENVTFENAGANNSNLTVGVTMTSPYKTVEIVFIAVVTGSLSLVTVVGNILVMLSIKVNRQLQTVNNYFLFSLACADLIIGVFSMNLYTVYIIKGYWPLGAVVCDLWLALDYVVSNASVMNLLIISFDRYFCVTKPLTYPARRTTKLAGLMIAAAWILSFILWAPAILFWQFIVGERKVKKGQCYIQFFSNPIVTFGTAIAAFYLPVVIMTVLYVQVSFASRSRMKSHRTDSQKENTSRSSNFFKSHFSKQQNNNNSPKPATDSSSETVRNGKVEEKPSTKQVSLSHREEKETSNESSSASTVLPSLKEKCTSDVIQHAQAPKLSKMQSSKWSRIKIVTRRTGNECVTAIEIMPGNATNNTAANKPGIVARKFANIARSQVRKRRQVAAREKKVTRTIFAILLAFIFTWTPYNVMVLISTFCDDCVPETVWVIGYWLCYINSTVNPACYALCNITFKKTFKHLLLCKYKNIGNAR
- the chrm4a gene encoding muscarinic acetylcholine receptor M4 isoform X2; its protein translation is MLGEGAGEWLRCHLLAGPQTLPLLIPPYPLGLPQGICFYEVGFVTGSMCNTFVKTIVLKMENVTFENAGANNSNLTVGVTMTSPYKTVEIVFIAVVTGSLSLVTVVGNILVMLSIKVNRQLQTVNNYFLFSLACADLIIGVFSMNLYTVYIIKGYWPLGAVVCDLWLALDYVVSNASVMNLLIISFDRYFCVTKPLTYPARRTTKLAGLMIAAAWILSFILWAPAILFWQFIVGERKVKKGQCYIQFFSNPIVTFGTAIAAFYLPVVIMTVLYVQVSFASRSRMKSHRTDSQKENTSRSSNFFKSHFSKQQNNNNSPKPATDSSSETVRNGKVEEKPSTKQVSLSHREEKETSNESSSASTVLPSLKEKCTSDVIQHAQAPKLSKMQSSKWSRIKIVTRRTGNECVTAIEIMPGNATNNTAANKPGIVARKFANIARSQVRKRRQVAAREKKVTRTIFAILLAFIFTWTPYNVMVLISTFCDDCVPETVWVIGYWLCYINSTVNPACYALCNITFKKTFKHLLLCKYKNIGNAR